From one Geoalkalibacter halelectricus genomic stretch:
- a CDS encoding lytic transglycosylase domain-containing protein, whose translation MTMLTRCMTLIFVVTAHFSLASEVRADIYRYVDENGVVHFTNRPTSSNFHFFRKETLEPTTIDDYVRRYAELFNLEEALVRAVIRAESNFNPQVVSHKGAIGLMQLMPATAAYLNIDNPRDPEQNIRGGTRYLRMLLDQFEGDLELALAAYNAGPNTVVRFGGIPPYPETRTYVTRVKQYLSQYR comes from the coding sequence ATGACGATGTTGACGCGATGCATGACCCTGATTTTCGTTGTGACGGCCCACTTTTCCCTGGCGAGTGAGGTGCGCGCCGATATTTATCGCTATGTCGACGAAAATGGTGTCGTCCACTTCACCAACCGCCCGACATCCTCGAATTTTCACTTTTTTCGCAAGGAAACTCTCGAACCGACCACCATCGATGACTACGTGCGGCGCTACGCCGAATTGTTCAATCTGGAAGAAGCGCTGGTGCGCGCCGTCATTCGCGCCGAGAGCAACTTCAATCCCCAGGTCGTTTCCCACAAGGGTGCCATCGGGCTGATGCAGCTCATGCCCGCCACGGCGGCCTACCTCAACATCGACAACCCCCGCGACCCCGAACAGAACATTCGCGGCGGCACCCGCTATCTGCGCATGCTGCTCGACCAGTTCGAGGGCGACCTCGAGTTGGCCCTCGCCGCCTACAACGCCGGACCCAATACGGTGGTGCGCTTTGGCGGAATCCCTCCTTATCCGGAAACCCGCACCTATGTCACGCGGGTCAAGCAGTACCTTAGCCAGTATCGCTGA
- the pyrE gene encoding orotate phosphoribosyltransferase, whose translation MTQEERNELIEIIRELSYEQREVTLASGRKSNFYFDGKQTTLHARGGLLVGKAFWQEVKQFEGPIHGVGGLTLGADPIATATSIAACLEGQNVHAFIIRKEPKGHGTGQWLEGRKNLPPGSRVVIVEDVTTTGGSSMKAVERAQEEGLEVVGIVTLVDREEGARENIEGQGQKLRAVLTRTQVVG comes from the coding sequence GAACTCTCTTACGAGCAGCGCGAAGTGACCCTGGCCTCGGGCCGCAAGAGCAATTTCTACTTCGACGGCAAACAGACCACCCTGCACGCCCGCGGCGGTCTGCTGGTGGGCAAGGCCTTCTGGCAGGAGGTCAAGCAGTTCGAGGGCCCCATTCACGGCGTGGGTGGCTTGACCCTGGGAGCCGACCCCATCGCCACGGCGACCTCCATCGCTGCATGTCTTGAAGGCCAGAACGTTCACGCCTTCATCATCCGCAAGGAGCCCAAGGGCCACGGCACCGGTCAGTGGCTCGAAGGGCGCAAGAACCTGCCGCCCGGATCGCGCGTGGTCATCGTCGAGGACGTGACCACCACCGGCGGTTCCTCCATGAAAGCCGTGGAGCGCGCCCAGGAAGAAGGCTTGGAAGTGGTAGGGATCGTGACCCTGGTGGATCGCGAGGAGGGTGCCCGCGAAAACATCGAAGGGCAGGGTCAGAAGCTACGCGCCGTACTAACCCGCACCCAGGTGGTGGGGTAG
- the nadB gene encoding L-aspartate oxidase gives MKITADFLIIGSGIAGLSYALKVADQGSVAIVTKRELADSATNMAQGGIASVFTPDDSFAKHVEDTMVAGVHLSHPEVVRMVIESGPKAIEDLITWGVEFTRKADQSYDLHREGGHSERRIFHVQDVTGREIERALIAAVRAHPNIEIYEHHIAVDLITEAKALHRRVSPNRCLGAYILDIAGNEVLTFGARFTILATGGCGKVYRYTCNPDVATGDGVAMAYRAGAAVANMEFMQFHPTTLYHPHAKSFLISEAVRGEGAILRRADGTAFMEIYHPLKDLAPRDIVARAIDNEMKVHGDDCVFLDITHKGSDFIRSHFPNISETCLSFGIDMTKEPIPVVPAAHYLCGGVQTDMWGETCITNLFAIGEVACTGLHGANRLASNSLLEGVVYADRSAKVCLERLAEPARPFPTVAPWDSGSARDSDEEVVVAHNWDEIRLSMWNYVGIVRSTKRLVRAHRRIQMIQEEISDYYWDFYITSDLIELRNIATVAELIIRCALERKESRGLHYTIDYPERDDIHWNKDTVIKKRY, from the coding sequence ATGAAAATCACCGCGGATTTCCTCATCATCGGCAGCGGTATCGCCGGTCTTTCTTACGCCCTCAAAGTCGCCGATCAGGGCAGCGTCGCCATCGTCACCAAGCGTGAATTGGCCGATTCGGCCACCAACATGGCGCAAGGCGGCATCGCCTCCGTTTTTACCCCTGATGACAGCTTCGCCAAGCATGTCGAGGACACCATGGTCGCCGGCGTGCACCTCTCGCACCCCGAAGTGGTGCGCATGGTCATCGAAAGCGGCCCCAAGGCCATCGAGGATCTTATCACCTGGGGGGTGGAATTCACCCGCAAGGCCGACCAGAGCTACGATCTGCATCGCGAGGGCGGTCACAGTGAACGACGCATTTTCCACGTGCAGGACGTCACCGGCCGCGAGATTGAGCGCGCCCTGATCGCGGCCGTGCGCGCTCATCCCAACATCGAAATCTACGAGCACCACATCGCGGTGGATCTGATCACCGAAGCCAAGGCACTGCACCGCCGCGTCAGCCCCAACCGCTGCCTGGGCGCCTATATTCTCGACATCGCCGGCAATGAGGTTCTGACCTTCGGCGCCCGTTTCACCATCCTTGCCACGGGCGGCTGCGGCAAGGTCTATCGCTACACCTGCAATCCCGACGTGGCCACCGGTGACGGCGTGGCCATGGCCTACCGGGCCGGCGCCGCGGTGGCCAATATGGAATTCATGCAGTTTCATCCCACCACCCTCTACCATCCCCACGCCAAATCCTTTCTGATTTCCGAAGCGGTACGCGGCGAAGGGGCGATCCTGCGGCGCGCTGACGGCACCGCGTTCATGGAAATCTATCATCCGCTCAAGGATCTGGCCCCGCGGGATATCGTGGCGCGCGCCATCGACAACGAAATGAAGGTGCACGGTGATGATTGCGTGTTTCTTGACATCACCCACAAAGGCAGCGATTTCATCCGCAGCCACTTTCCCAACATTTCCGAGACCTGCCTGTCCTTCGGCATCGACATGACCAAGGAGCCCATACCCGTGGTGCCCGCCGCCCACTATCTGTGCGGCGGGGTGCAAACCGACATGTGGGGCGAAACCTGCATCACCAATCTGTTCGCCATCGGCGAGGTCGCTTGCACCGGCCTGCATGGGGCCAATCGCCTGGCCAGCAACAGTCTGCTCGAAGGCGTGGTCTACGCCGATCGTTCCGCCAAGGTCTGCCTGGAGCGCCTTGCCGAACCGGCCCGGCCCTTCCCCACCGTCGCCCCCTGGGATAGCGGCAGCGCCCGCGACAGCGACGAGGAGGTGGTGGTCGCCCACAACTGGGATGAAATCCGGCTGTCCATGTGGAACTACGTGGGTATCGTACGCTCCACCAAGCGCCTGGTGCGCGCCCACCGGCGCATCCAAATGATTCAGGAAGAAATCTCGGATTACTACTGGGATTTCTACATCACCTCCGACCTGATCGAGTTGCGCAACATCGCCACAGTGGCCGAACTCATCATCCGCTGTGCCCTGGAGCGCAAGGAAAGCCGCGGCCTGCACTACACCATCGACTACCCCGAGCGCGACGACATCCACTGGAACAAGGATACGGTCATCAAAAAACGCTATTGA
- the pheA gene encoding chorismate mutase, whose translation MDISDIRKHIDALDDELLKIFNQRAQLALDIGHHKKRLGLAVYDPERERKIFERMKAANPGPLDDGAIVRLFERVIDESRRLERIKTKGI comes from the coding sequence ATGGACATCAGCGACATCCGCAAGCATATCGACGCCCTCGACGACGAATTGCTGAAGATCTTCAATCAGCGCGCGCAACTGGCCCTCGACATCGGCCACCATAAAAAAAGGCTCGGTCTGGCGGTGTACGATCCGGAGCGGGAGAGAAAGATTTTCGAACGCATGAAGGCCGCCAACCCCGGCCCCCTGGATGATGGCGCCATCGTGCGTCTTTTTGAACGCGTCATCGACGAATCACGCCGCCTGGAGCGCATCAAGACGAAAGGGATCTGA